In Bacteroidales bacterium, a single window of DNA contains:
- a CDS encoding DUF4831 family protein, producing MRIRFQVFYCAMMLMLVCSCTSSINVIHIDTKNENTDNRESKKDLLSKGIYYSLPKTVVTANVTVEKTDKIKGPYASYALKYLGLANVIEENSTSYTIKSLTLSGKSIPDDEQYYFIDCSKIRRKSLSLNFGEEGMITGICKKNMELKNIFPDTSVAGDDKYFNEHEFLNSNIALAFDTTIEKINLDSTVITKKNIKKVYVTKTAEQKAQEAAALILKLEEAKIDLYAGYSEVNYSKETIQYMVEKIEKMEKEYINLFTGAVVKHTQKYSFTYIPVKGKTNIPLFRMSDKFGICDTSDYKGEAVYLAIKPIGNTDVLKSFDESRADAKEKNHGIYYRIPANACVSLIQNEKQIASSDILISQLGMISEMNNNNVKSVFLYPETGSVKKIILGKGKPKHFHHH from the coding sequence CTTCAATTAACGTGATACATATTGATACGAAAAATGAAAATACCGATAACAGGGAAAGTAAAAAGGATTTGTTAAGTAAAGGCATTTATTATTCATTGCCTAAAACGGTTGTTACTGCAAACGTTACTGTTGAAAAAACGGATAAAATAAAAGGGCCTTATGCTTCATACGCATTAAAATACCTGGGGCTTGCAAATGTGATTGAAGAAAATTCAACTTCTTATACAATAAAATCGTTGACTCTTAGCGGTAAAAGTATTCCTGATGATGAACAATATTATTTTATAGATTGCAGTAAAATCAGAAGAAAATCATTATCGCTGAACTTTGGCGAAGAAGGTATGATAACAGGTATCTGTAAAAAAAATATGGAATTGAAAAATATTTTTCCTGATACATCTGTTGCAGGTGATGACAAATATTTTAATGAACACGAATTCCTTAATTCCAATATTGCCTTAGCTTTCGATACTACCATTGAAAAGATAAACCTGGATTCCACAGTAATCACTAAAAAGAATATTAAAAAAGTTTATGTTACCAAAACTGCTGAACAAAAAGCACAGGAAGCTGCTGCTTTAATTTTGAAACTGGAAGAAGCTAAAATTGATTTGTATGCAGGTTATTCGGAAGTGAACTATTCCAAAGAAACTATTCAATATATGGTTGAAAAAATTGAAAAAATGGAAAAGGAATATATTAACTTGTTTACAGGTGCGGTAGTTAAACACACGCAAAAATATTCCTTTACATATATTCCTGTTAAAGGAAAAACGAACATTCCGCTTTTCCGTATGTCTGATAAATTTGGTATTTGCGATACTTCTGATTATAAAGGTGAGGCTGTTTATCTTGCAATTAAACCTATAGGAAATACCGATGTTCTTAAATCATTTGATGAATCGCGTGCCGATGCGAAAGAAAAAAATCATGGCATTTATTATCGTATTCCTGCCAATGCTTGTGTTTCATTAATTCAAAATGAAAAACAAATTGCATCTTCCGATATATTGATTTCGCAATTAGGAATGATTAGTGAAATGAATAACAATAATGTTAAATCGGTATTCCTTTATCCTGAGACCGGTTCAGTGAAAAAAATTATTTTGGGAAAAGGAAAACCAAAACATTTTCATCATCATTGA
- a CDS encoding phospholipid carrier-dependent glycosyltransferase, with protein MSSQDNNVFKLVICFFKNDNHILYVILICSFILSAICIHKGHNWGGDFSQYIAQAISINNNSIKELYEQNKFSMDHSDILLGPYMYPVGFPLILSVVYFFFGMNFIVMKWVSTLFFIASLPLIYLISKKLLCNEKYALLLIACVALNKFFLVFTDNVLSDFPYLFFSLLAIYLMEKSNTAMKQLLLGVIIFYAYIVRDIGIILLPTLLIFQLQKIIIEKQYQKKQFWLYSLPYFVFAVLFALNLLILPFGNAKHYEMFLNIKFTASYFNYYTNLFSDYFFNQTISVYLWIPLFLLILTGMLYKIKNRFHILFYVLGIYFVCIMWPSEQGMRLLFPIIPFVLFYMIQGFLLLSKTIKFKYLNVTLFVFAFFIVLQGQRDSVRLSRINTDDVKTKEMENMYAFIKQNTNKDAIIEFDNPRMLRLFTERNSFCSSYSDTVKTYADYVLCGKNEKNDSLILKEIYSNNRYVFYKIIK; from the coding sequence ATGTCATCGCAGGATAATAATGTATTCAAACTTGTTATTTGTTTTTTTAAAAATGATAATCATATCCTGTACGTAATTCTTATTTGCAGTTTTATACTTTCAGCAATTTGTATTCACAAAGGCCATAACTGGGGTGGCGATTTTTCGCAATATATCGCACAGGCAATATCAATAAATAATAATTCCATAAAAGAGTTGTATGAGCAGAATAAATTCTCAATGGATCATTCTGATATATTATTAGGTCCATACATGTATCCTGTAGGGTTTCCATTGATACTTAGTGTAGTTTACTTTTTCTTTGGAATGAATTTTATTGTGATGAAATGGGTTTCTACTTTATTTTTTATTGCATCGCTTCCATTGATATATCTTATTTCTAAAAAACTTTTATGCAATGAAAAATATGCTTTATTACTTATTGCCTGTGTTGCTTTAAATAAGTTTTTCCTTGTTTTTACCGATAATGTGTTATCCGATTTTCCTTATTTGTTTTTTAGTTTGCTTGCCATATATCTGATGGAAAAGAGTAATACAGCAATGAAACAACTATTGCTTGGAGTTATTATTTTTTATGCATACATCGTAAGAGATATCGGTATTATACTTCTCCCAACGCTTTTAATTTTTCAATTGCAAAAAATAATAATTGAAAAACAATACCAGAAAAAACAATTTTGGCTTTATTCGTTACCTTATTTTGTATTTGCTGTGTTGTTTGCATTGAACCTGCTAATATTGCCATTTGGCAACGCGAAGCATTATGAAATGTTTTTAAATATAAAGTTTACAGCATCATATTTTAATTATTATACAAATCTTTTTTCCGATTATTTTTTTAATCAAACAATTTCCGTTTACTTATGGATTCCATTGTTTTTATTAATACTTACAGGAATGTTGTATAAAATTAAAAATCGGTTTCATATTTTGTTTTATGTTTTGGGAATATATTTTGTTTGCATTATGTGGCCATCGGAACAAGGTATGCGCCTGCTTTTCCCGATAATCCCTTTTGTTCTTTTTTATATGATACAAGGATTTTTATTGTTAAGCAAAACAATTAAATTTAAATATTTAAATGTTACTTTATTTGTGTTTGCATTCTTTATAGTATTGCAGGGACAACGCGATTCTGTTCGGCTTTCAAGAATAAATACAGACGATGTGAAAACTAAAGAAATGGAAAACATGTATGCTTTTATTAAACAAAACACAAATAAAGATGCAATTATAGAATTTGATAATCCAAGAATGTTAAGGCTTTTTACAGAACGAAATTCGTTTTGCTCTTCTTATAGCGATACCGTAAAAACCTATGCAGATTATGTGTTGTGTGGTAAAAATGAAAAAAATGATTCTCTTATTTTAAAAGAAATTTATTCCAATAACAGATATGTTTTTTATAAAATTATTAAATAA
- a CDS encoding metallophosphoesterase, with translation MRKKAIAIFFTIFFSVYALLNFYIYERGYSCLSDDKSKFIFNIIFSVLSLSFPFGKFLERTHMFRVSRPVSWLSSFWIGAILYFLLIILCIDIIRLADYFIGFLPSKLYFSCSNTKGILFFTSVFIVVVLQIAGFINARIPVIRKLNLDINKKAGKYKSLRVVAVSDIHLGILFGRKRTETLADKIKKLNPDMVLFVGDIIDEVPRPVIELDMGAAFRKLDIPLGKYAVTGNHEFIGGIMKSSAYIASIGIRLLRDECIGIENSFYIVGRDDKDSRWQTGKDRKKLEDILAHVNKDLPIILMDHQPLHLEDAEKNGVDFQLSGHTHHGQLWPINYITNAIFELSHGYIKKGNTYYYVSNGYGAWGPQLRIGNRPEILDITLNFI, from the coding sequence AAAAGCAAATTTATTTTCAATATTATTTTTTCTGTTCTATCCCTTTCGTTCCCTTTCGGAAAATTTCTTGAACGTACACATATGTTCAGGGTTTCGCGCCCGGTAAGCTGGCTGAGTTCATTCTGGATTGGTGCGATTTTATATTTCCTGCTAATCATCCTGTGTATCGATATTATCAGGCTTGCTGATTACTTTATAGGTTTCCTTCCTTCAAAATTATATTTTTCATGCAGCAATACAAAAGGAATACTTTTTTTCACATCTGTATTTATTGTTGTTGTTTTACAGATTGCAGGTTTTATAAATGCAAGAATCCCCGTTATCCGAAAATTAAATCTTGACATCAATAAAAAAGCGGGGAAATACAAAAGCCTTCGGGTAGTAGCTGTTTCCGACATACATTTAGGAATTTTATTTGGAAGAAAAAGAACAGAAACTCTTGCAGATAAAATTAAAAAGCTAAACCCTGATATGGTTTTATTTGTCGGAGATATTATTGACGAAGTGCCCCGACCTGTTATAGAACTGGACATGGGAGCAGCTTTTCGCAAACTGGATATTCCACTGGGCAAATATGCTGTTACAGGAAATCATGAATTCATTGGAGGTATCATGAAAAGTTCGGCATATATTGCAAGTATTGGTATAAGACTTTTACGCGATGAATGTATTGGTATTGAAAATTCTTTTTATATTGTTGGACGTGATGACAAAGACTCACGCTGGCAAACCGGAAAAGACAGAAAAAAACTGGAAGATATTCTTGCTCATGTGAACAAAGATTTACCAATAATCCTGATGGATCATCAACCTTTACATTTGGAGGATGCAGAAAAAAATGGTGTAGATTTTCAGCTTTCGGGACATACACATCACGGGCAACTCTGGCCGATCAATTATATTACTAATGCAATTTTTGAATTAAGCCATGGATATATAAAAAAAGGAAATACGTATTATTATGTTTCCAATGGATATGGTGCATGGGGACCTCAGCTGAGAATAGGAAACCGACCGGAAATATTAGATATTACATTGAATTTTATATAA